A region of Porites lutea chromosome 13, jaPorLute2.1, whole genome shotgun sequence DNA encodes the following proteins:
- the LOC140923436 gene encoding uncharacterized protein, with product MATGTSLSAAYEALRATDEKANFQRLTRLLMRGGLALLREVFDSIHPPPNLPAVLSNPVIKTQLQTLRRNRVLTHPEWNCLYNPSGPGTYGKSTDFDISLFCKLLRAICSLTPPATGWDILPNSTDHSLEADLARIKFYRNKIYGHNHSMEMTIADFEKLWMEISEALLRIASSISSAKRNEWKKSIESFFHEPLTPDAQENVLQLQLWYRKEMETKDTVEELTEVVKQMKINQDQILMYIHVLAEKVVEGSVSSVRNNEKLLDFWSVVCSFRDSFYKLFEYLKSKVGVDVHDYRLGSLIVTVSCSSLEVLEELWEEYRTGHLNEMVQATLVSAEVLEKLELSEVKLRTIISEENYLSYKEFLKNRSGKGEEKAIPEVQESPDTELVAGELEYQSQQREKKAIEYHERQVKISKEVGDRARKGNAYSSLGYAYYSARDFKKAIEYHERHLKITKEVGDRAGEARAYRNLGSAYYSIGDFQKAIEYHERHLKITKEVGDRAGEGRAYGSLGNAYQSLGDFQKAIEYHEREVRISKEVGDTAEEGRAYGSLGIAYSNLGDFQKAIEYHEQHLKITKEVGDRPGEGRAYGSLGNAYHSLGDFQKAIEYHERDLKISKEVGDTAEEGRAYLSLGIAYQSLEDFQKAIEYHERYLKISKEVGDRAEEGRAGDFLKA from the exons ATGGCTACAGGTACATCACTATCAGCGGCATATGAAGCGTTACGTGCAACAGAtgaaaaagcaaattttcagcGATTGACACGGCTTCTGATGCGTGGAGGTCTCGCACTTTTAAGGGAGGTGTTTGACAGTATCCATCCCCCACCCAACCTTCCAGCTGTGCTTAGTAACCCTGTAATAAAGACGCAGCTCCAAACTCTCAGAAGAAACAGAGTCCTTACCCACCCCGAATGGAACTGCCTTTACAACCCAAGTGGGCCAGGGACGTATGGAAAATCGACCGATTTTGATATTAGCTTATTTTGTAAATTGCTTCGAGCAATATGCAGCCTCACTCCTCCTGCTACCGGATGGGACATTTTGCCTAACAGCACTGATCACAGTCTTGAGGCAGACTTAGCTAGAATTAAATTTTACCGTAACAAAATTTATGGTCACAACCACAGCATGGAGATGACAATTGCCGATTTTGAGAAGCTTTGGATGGAGATTAGTGAGGCACTATTAAGAATTGCTAGCAGCATAAGTAGTGCAAAGAGAAATGAGTGGAAGAAGTCCATCGAAAGCTTTTTCCATGAACCACTAACACCAGATGCACAAGAAAATGTCTTACAACTTCAGTTATGGTACAGAAAAGAAATGGAGACTAAAGACACAGTAGAAGAGCTAACAGAAGTGGTCAAGCagatgaaaattaatcaagacCAAATACTCATGTATATTCACGTCCTTGCAGAAAAGGTTGTTGAAGGAAGTGTGTCTTCTGTACGCAATAATGAAAAACTTCTTGACTTCTGGTCTGTTGTTTGTTCTTTCAGAGATTCATTTTATAAACTGTTTGAATATCTGAAATCAAAAGTTGGAGTTGACGTTCACGACTACAGACTAGGCAGCTTGATCGTAACAGTCTCCTGCAGTTCTTTAGAAGTTCTTGAGGAATTGTGGGAGGAGTACCGGACAGGGCATCTTAATGAAATGGTTCAGGCTACGCTTGTATCGGCAGAGGTTCTTGAAAAGCTTGAACTCAGTGAGGTAAAACTGAGAACCATTATTTCAGAGGAAAACTACTtgtcatacaaagagtttttgaaaaacagatCAG GTAAAGGGGAAGAAAAGGCAATTCCCGAAGTTCAAGAAAGTCCTGACACAGAGCTTGTTGCAG GAGAGCTGGAATACCAAAGCCAgcagagagaaaagaaagccatagagtatcATGAACGACAagtcaaaatttcgaaagaagtgggagacagggcaagAAAAGGAAATGCGTACAGTAGTCTTGGCTACGCCTATTACAGTGCTAGAGATTTCAAGAAAGCCAttgagtaccatgaacgacacctcaaaattactaaagaagtgggagacagggcaggagaagcaAGAGCGTACAGAAATCTTGGCTCCGCCTATTACAgtattggagatttccagaaagccattgagtaccatgaacgacacctcaaaattacgaaagaagtgggagacagggcaggagaaggaagagcgtatggTAGTCTTGGCAATGCCTATCagagtcttggagatttccagaaagccatagagtaccatgaacgagaagtcagaatttcaaaagaagtgggagacacgGCAGaagaaggaagagcgtatggtagtcttggcatcgcctatagcaatcttggagatttccagaaagccatagagtaccatgaacaacACCTCAAAATtacgaaagaagtgggagacaggccaggagaaggaagagcgtatggtagtcttggcaacgcctatcacagtcttggagatttccagaaagctatagagtaccatgaacgagacctcaaaatttcaaaagaagtgggagacacgGCAGAAGAAGGAAGGGCGTATCTTAGTCTTGGCATCGCCTATCAAAGTCTCGaagatttccagaaagctatagagtaccatgaacgatacctcaaaatttcaaaagaagtgggagacagggcagaaGAAGGGAGAGCGGGAGATTTCCTAAAGGCATAG